The following proteins are co-located in the Castor canadensis chromosome 5, mCasCan1.hap1v2, whole genome shotgun sequence genome:
- the LOC141423364 gene encoding LOW QUALITY PROTEIN: DNA-directed RNA polymerase III subunit RPC7-like (The sequence of the model RefSeq protein was modified relative to this genomic sequence to represent the inferred CDS: inserted 2 bases in 1 codon): MAGNKGRGRAAYTFNIEAVGFSRGEKLPDVVLKPPPLFPDIDYKPVPLKTGEDEDYMLALKQELRETVKRMPYFIETPEEKQDIERYSKRYMKVYKEEWIPDWRRLPREMKPRKKSKKDPKSKKAKDTDKGASLTNTADVLKKIEELEKRGDGEKSDEENEEKEGNXEKSKEGDDDDDDDAAEQDEYDEEEQEEENDYINSYFEDGDDFGADSDDNMDEATY, from the exons ATGGCTGGGAATAAAGGAAGAGGACGTGCTGCCTATACCTTTAATATTGAGGCTGTTGGATTTAGCAGAGGTGAAAAATTACCTGATGTAGTTTTGAAACCACCTCCACTATTTCCTGATATAGATTATAAGCCAGTGCCCCTGAAAACAGGAGAAGATGAAGATTATATGCTAGCCTTGAAACAGGAATTGAGAGAAACAGTGAAGAGAATGCCTTACTTTATTGAAACACCTGAAGAAAAGCAAGATATTGAAAGATACAGTAAAAGATATATGAAGGTATACAAGGAAGAATGGATACCAGATTGGAGAAGACTCCCAAGAGAGATGAAgccaaggaaaaaaagcaaaaaagacccaAAATCCAAAAAGGCAAAAGATACAGACAAAGGTGCTTCGCTCACTAATACTGCAGATGTGTTGAAAAAAATAGAGGAATTGGAAAAGAGAGGTGATGGTGAGAaatcagatgaggaaaatgaagagaaagaaggaaa agagaaaagtaaagaaggtgatgatgatgacgatgatgatGCTGCAGAGCAGGATGAATATGATGAAGAGGAGCAAGAGGAGGAAAATGACTACATTAATTCATACTTTGAAGATGGAGATGATTTTGGTGCAGATAGtgatgacaacatggatgaagcaACCTATTAA